A section of the Rossellomorea marisflavi genome encodes:
- a CDS encoding FAD-binding oxidoreductase gives MELTIACRQELKATMKDPKRCLEDAADLYSYSYDASFGIFQPDLVLQPISTEETAAIVKIANTHRVPLYPRGRGTSLSGGPLAVHGGVVLDFSLWDQKLEIHPDDMIAIVSPGVLTGSIDTAAGKHGLMYPPDPSSAHVSTIGGNLAENSGGPRGLKYGVTKDYVIGLEVVTPEGEVIRTGGKTVKNVTGYDLTKLIVGSEGTLGIVTEAILKLIPKPVATKTALIPFKDLVDSGRAISKILTSGILPSKMEIMDQASVLAVEEYEPLGLPIHVEAVLLLELDGHPEAIAHEMEVVEKVCIAAGAEEVKVARNVIEERELWKARKLVSPAIVRIKPTKISEDATVPRSKIPEMFKRLKIIRDTYGVHLVVFGHAGDGNLHPNIIADQRDPEEMRRVEEAVGEIFKAAVELGGTLSGEHGIGVMKSPFMEMEVGKEGLDMMHRIKRAWDPNNILNPGKIFPEPGQRLVLS, from the coding sequence ATGGAACTGACGATAGCATGCCGCCAAGAACTGAAAGCAACCATGAAGGATCCAAAAAGATGCCTCGAGGATGCGGCCGATCTTTATAGCTATTCCTATGATGCATCATTCGGGATCTTTCAGCCGGATCTTGTCCTCCAGCCGATTTCTACGGAAGAGACAGCAGCAATTGTGAAAATCGCCAATACTCACCGTGTGCCGCTGTACCCGAGGGGAAGGGGAACATCCTTGAGTGGTGGACCCCTTGCCGTCCATGGCGGTGTCGTACTCGATTTTTCACTTTGGGATCAGAAGCTTGAGATCCACCCTGATGATATGATCGCCATCGTCTCCCCTGGAGTGTTGACCGGTTCCATCGACACCGCAGCCGGTAAGCACGGGCTGATGTATCCTCCTGATCCGAGTTCGGCTCATGTTTCCACCATCGGAGGAAATCTTGCCGAGAATTCCGGTGGACCGAGGGGATTGAAGTATGGAGTGACGAAAGACTATGTCATCGGTCTTGAGGTGGTGACTCCAGAAGGAGAAGTAATCAGGACCGGTGGGAAGACGGTGAAAAATGTAACCGGTTACGATTTAACTAAGCTCATTGTCGGGTCGGAGGGGACCCTAGGCATCGTGACAGAGGCCATTTTAAAGCTCATTCCGAAACCCGTGGCGACAAAGACCGCACTCATTCCTTTCAAGGACCTGGTCGATTCCGGCAGGGCGATCTCAAAAATCCTCACATCGGGCATCCTTCCTTCAAAGATGGAGATCATGGATCAGGCATCCGTCCTTGCAGTCGAGGAATATGAGCCGCTGGGACTTCCAATCCATGTTGAAGCGGTCCTTCTCCTGGAGCTTGATGGGCATCCTGAAGCCATCGCCCATGAGATGGAGGTAGTTGAAAAGGTATGTATAGCTGCTGGAGCTGAAGAGGTGAAAGTTGCCCGGAATGTCATAGAAGAACGTGAGCTGTGGAAAGCGAGAAAACTTGTTTCTCCAGCGATTGTCAGGATCAAACCAACAAAGATATCGGAAGATGCAACGGTTCCCCGCAGCAAGATTCCTGAGATGTTCAAACGTTTAAAAATCATAAGGGACACATATGGGGTTCATCTGGTGGTGTTCGGACACGCCGGGGATGGAAATCTTCACCCTAATATCATCGCAGATCAGAGGGATCCCGAGGAAATGCGCCGCGTGGAAGAAGCAGTCGGGGAGATTTTCAAAGCAGCGGTGGAACTTGGGGGAACCTTGTCGGGTGAACACGGGATCGGGGTCATGAAATCCCCCTTCATGGAAATGGAAGTTGGAAAGGAAGGCTTGGACATGATGCACCGGATCAAACGCGCATGGGATCCGAATAACATCCTCAATCCCGGCAAAATCTTCCCTGAACCGGGTCAGAGGTTGGTGTTGTCATGA
- a CDS encoding TRAP transporter permease — protein MSTNTEATNLDKEAGGGARELTGIYKTIAGSVAVLFSIFAIYTNGLSNIQEIYRNLIFLGLLLLLTFFFYPSGKKASNSRFTLPDYIFIGLSLAGIGYLLFNYSVIHVDRASQAITIDYVFAGITIIVLLEAARRAVGAFIPILCLITIAYALFGTYFPWIFGHAGFSLERLLYRLYMTTEGILGLTLSTASTFIVMFILFGAFLSVSGATQLFNDLALAIAGRRRGGPAQVAVLSSALTGSLSGSAVANVATTGTFTIPLMKSIGLKPKFAGAVEAAASTGGMIMPPIMGAAAFIMAGFLGISYTTVILAAIIPSFLYYIALIFAIDFEAKKLGLKGIAKENIPDVVKILKERGVLLIPILVVIGTLLAGKTALFAGFSGIGAVILASWIAKDKTSRITFRKTIQAFIDGGRGTIQVGIACAAIGIIICVVTMTGIGSTLAFNIVELTGGKLWLVLIVVMLTCIVLSMGLPSTALYIVVAVTAAPALVAAGVAPIAAHFFVFWFGALSNITPPVALASYTAAGLARANAMQTSWEALRISLPGFIIPFMIAYDPILLLQPAQDGEALSVFSIAIVVITSTIGVYALASSLGNFLITRLALLERCLLFIGALLLIKPGLLTDAAGLVVCGLTILYHVLTHKKRSSYEVAA, from the coding sequence ATGTCAACGAATACGGAAGCAACGAATCTTGACAAGGAAGCAGGGGGCGGGGCCAGGGAACTGACTGGCATATATAAGACCATCGCCGGATCGGTTGCCGTGTTGTTCTCGATCTTTGCGATCTATACAAACGGCCTATCCAACATACAGGAAATCTATCGGAATCTGATTTTCCTCGGTCTACTTTTACTTCTAACGTTCTTTTTCTATCCTTCAGGAAAGAAGGCAAGCAATTCACGTTTCACCCTCCCGGATTATATTTTTATCGGTCTTTCTCTGGCGGGGATCGGGTATCTTCTGTTCAATTATTCTGTTATTCACGTTGATCGTGCTTCACAGGCGATTACCATCGATTATGTATTTGCAGGGATCACGATCATCGTTCTGTTGGAGGCAGCGCGCAGGGCGGTCGGCGCCTTCATTCCGATCCTCTGTCTCATCACCATCGCCTATGCCCTGTTTGGCACCTATTTTCCGTGGATCTTCGGTCACGCAGGCTTCTCACTGGAACGTTTGTTGTACCGGCTTTATATGACAACGGAAGGAATCCTAGGACTGACGCTTTCAACTGCTTCCACCTTCATCGTCATGTTCATCCTGTTCGGTGCATTCCTGTCCGTTAGTGGGGCCACACAGCTGTTCAATGATCTTGCTCTGGCCATTGCCGGAAGAAGACGGGGAGGACCCGCTCAAGTCGCGGTGTTATCAAGCGCATTGACGGGATCATTGAGTGGGTCGGCGGTTGCCAATGTTGCCACAACGGGTACATTCACCATTCCTTTGATGAAGTCCATCGGATTGAAACCGAAATTTGCAGGAGCAGTGGAAGCAGCGGCCTCTACGGGAGGAATGATCATGCCTCCCATCATGGGGGCAGCGGCGTTCATCATGGCCGGGTTCCTCGGGATCTCTTACACAACGGTCATCCTGGCTGCCATCATCCCGAGCTTCCTATACTATATCGCCTTGATCTTCGCCATTGATTTTGAAGCGAAGAAACTAGGATTGAAAGGTATTGCAAAAGAAAATATACCGGATGTCGTGAAAATCTTGAAGGAAAGAGGAGTTCTCCTCATTCCGATCCTTGTGGTCATCGGGACACTTTTGGCAGGTAAGACAGCATTATTCGCTGGGTTCTCCGGGATCGGGGCCGTCATCCTTGCAAGCTGGATCGCGAAGGACAAAACCTCCAGGATCACATTCAGGAAAACGATCCAGGCCTTCATTGACGGAGGCAGGGGGACAATCCAGGTGGGAATCGCCTGTGCTGCGATTGGAATCATCATCTGTGTAGTGACGATGACGGGCATCGGTTCGACGCTCGCGTTTAACATCGTAGAGTTGACAGGTGGCAAGCTTTGGCTCGTTCTCATTGTCGTGATGCTTACTTGTATCGTACTGAGTATGGGTCTTCCATCAACAGCGCTTTATATCGTGGTAGCCGTAACCGCGGCCCCGGCCCTTGTAGCGGCAGGTGTAGCACCAATTGCAGCCCATTTCTTCGTGTTTTGGTTCGGAGCCCTATCCAATATCACGCCTCCTGTAGCCCTGGCTTCATACACGGCCGCAGGACTTGCCAGGGCCAACGCCATGCAAACATCCTGGGAGGCGCTGAGGATCTCCCTTCCAGGATTCATCATTCCATTTATGATCGCCTATGACCCGATCCTTCTTTTACAGCCGGCTCAAGATGGGGAAGCGCTGAGTGTGTTTTCCATTGCCATCGTCGTCATCACGAGTACCATAGGGGTGTACGCCCTTGCGAGTTCACTGGGGAATTTCCTGATAACCAGGCTTGCACTCCTTGAACGTTGCTTGCTTTTTATCGGGGCATTGCTTTTGATCAAACCAGGCCTTCTGACAGATGCTGCAGGGTTGGTGGTGTGCGGTTTGACGATCCTGTATCATGTGCTCACGCATAAAAAGCGCAGTTCCTACGAAGTGGCTGCATGA
- a CDS encoding FadR/GntR family transcriptional regulator, with translation MISPIERKKVSEQVLDELKRMIKDKEFPPNSKLPSENELAGMFGVSRSPIREALRVLQAGGMVESRQGGGSYVREVNLANMLDPVTFDFIHIDQVYDLLEMRTVVETEAASFAAMRRTEDELKAIREALDLFAEKMEDETSVGSEADFAFHHEIVKASGNRFLLQSVESLRGLYERALTFSLKQNVGLARKRQQIYEEHVKIYEAIERQDEKAAAYYMKRHLLNARIKLGDKRINPLNETMD, from the coding sequence ATGATATCACCGATTGAAAGAAAAAAAGTATCTGAACAAGTGCTGGATGAGTTGAAAAGGATGATTAAGGATAAAGAATTCCCACCGAATTCAAAGCTTCCATCTGAGAATGAACTGGCAGGCATGTTCGGGGTCAGTCGTTCTCCGATACGGGAAGCGCTGAGAGTACTGCAGGCAGGGGGAATGGTAGAATCGAGGCAGGGTGGAGGAAGCTACGTGAGAGAGGTCAACCTTGCGAATATGCTGGATCCGGTCACCTTCGATTTCATCCATATTGATCAGGTCTATGACCTTCTGGAGATGCGCACCGTCGTAGAGACGGAGGCAGCCTCTTTTGCAGCTATGAGGAGAACTGAAGATGAACTGAAGGCAATCCGGGAGGCTCTTGATCTGTTCGCCGAAAAAATGGAAGACGAAACGTCTGTTGGATCTGAAGCTGACTTCGCTTTTCACCATGAAATCGTAAAGGCTTCCGGGAATCGCTTCCTCCTGCAATCAGTGGAGAGCCTGAGGGGACTCTACGAGAGGGCTCTAACCTTTTCATTGAAGCAGAATGTCGGCCTTGCCAGGAAGAGGCAGCAAATCTATGAAGAGCATGTAAAGATCTATGAAGCCATAGAACGTCAAGATGAGAAAGCAGCAGCTTATTATATGAAGAGACATCTGCTCAATGCCAGAATCAAACTCGGAGATAAGCGCATCAATCCATTGAATGAAACTATGGATTAA
- the lhgO gene encoding L-2-hydroxyglutarate oxidase, whose product MYDFIIVGAGIVGLSVGLALNEKNPGSKIVLIDKEKEVASHQTGHNSGVIHSGIYYKPGSYKALFARQGSRSMTEFCREHQIEHDICGKVIVAANEAEIPHLENLYQRGLQNELSITRLSKEELLEKEPHVSGVGAIHVPMAGIVNYRQVSEKMAEILSNNNGEIKLSKEVRMIEEGKDEVVVETDRETIRGRYLINCAGLQSDRIANMTGYHVDMKIVPFRGEYYKLKEDKKALVNNLIYPVPNPDFPFLGVHFTRMIGGAVDVGPNAVLSLKREGYRKTDFHLKDFAEVMTYPGFWKIASKYMKEGMGEMVRSFSKKKFVENVQVLMPAIQEADLVTADAGVRAQALTSDGELVDDFFIVNGKRSIHVCNAPSPAATASLEIGKEVVRKIPSDHFERSKQFS is encoded by the coding sequence ATGTATGATTTCATCATCGTAGGCGCAGGAATCGTCGGTCTTTCCGTCGGACTCGCCTTAAACGAAAAGAACCCGGGAAGCAAGATTGTCCTGATTGATAAGGAGAAAGAAGTGGCTTCTCACCAGACGGGGCATAATAGCGGGGTCATCCACTCAGGTATTTACTACAAGCCGGGCAGTTATAAAGCCCTTTTCGCCAGACAGGGAAGCCGTTCCATGACTGAATTTTGCAGGGAGCATCAGATTGAGCACGATATCTGTGGAAAGGTCATCGTAGCAGCAAATGAGGCGGAAATCCCTCATCTGGAAAATCTCTATCAACGGGGCCTTCAGAATGAACTGAGTATCACGAGGCTCTCAAAAGAAGAACTGCTCGAAAAGGAACCCCATGTCAGCGGCGTCGGAGCCATCCATGTCCCCATGGCAGGCATCGTGAATTACAGGCAGGTATCAGAAAAAATGGCTGAAATCCTTTCAAATAATAATGGAGAAATCAAACTTTCGAAAGAAGTCAGGATGATAGAGGAAGGAAAGGATGAAGTCGTGGTTGAAACCGACCGGGAAACGATCAGAGGCAGGTATCTCATCAACTGCGCGGGTCTTCAGAGCGACAGGATTGCCAACATGACCGGCTATCACGTCGATATGAAGATCGTTCCCTTCCGTGGTGAGTACTACAAGCTGAAAGAGGATAAAAAAGCCCTCGTGAACAACTTGATCTACCCTGTACCGAATCCGGACTTCCCGTTCCTCGGTGTTCACTTCACCCGAATGATCGGAGGGGCAGTCGACGTCGGGCCCAATGCGGTCCTTAGCCTAAAGCGGGAGGGATACCGGAAGACAGACTTTCATCTGAAGGATTTTGCAGAAGTGATGACCTACCCTGGATTCTGGAAGATTGCATCAAAATATATGAAGGAAGGGATGGGGGAGATGGTTCGCTCTTTCAGCAAGAAAAAGTTTGTTGAAAATGTACAGGTGCTCATGCCTGCGATCCAAGAAGCCGACCTTGTGACGGCAGATGCTGGGGTCCGCGCTCAAGCGTTGACCAGTGACGGCGAGCTCGTGGACGACTTCTTCATCGTGAATGGAAAAAGAAGCATCCATGTCTGCAACGCCCCCTCCCCAGCCGCAACTGCCTCCCTTGAAATCGGAAAGGAAGTTGTACGGAAGATACCTTCTGACCATTTCGAACGTAGCAAGCAGTTTTCATAA
- a CDS encoding TAXI family TRAP transporter solute-binding subunit, with product MKKWKIILSIVFIFIAAVVGVRTAEGNKGKKFVSVATASTGGTYYPIGVGMANIWSSHLKGEKVQASGQSSAGSIENIELLREGEAQLAILQGLISTQAYEGDSTFSGKPYKDLRSVAMLWPNVEHFVLMNNKVKSGTIEDIKGTRFSVGPQASGTEQSTLVMMEGLELSKKDISPEYLGYSDTVSAMRDGRLDGGSLPAGIPISAVTDMYASNVKATVLEVTDEELDAINKVSNSWYRYTIPGGTYPRIDEDIQTIAQPNLLSTTKEIDEETIYLLTKTLYENLDEMYEVHSSAKDMTLETALDGVTVPLHAGAYKYFKEAGLDIPEELIPPEAQ from the coding sequence ATGAAGAAATGGAAGATCATCCTCAGTATCGTGTTTATCTTCATCGCAGCGGTGGTGGGAGTCAGAACCGCTGAGGGCAACAAAGGGAAAAAGTTCGTTTCTGTTGCAACTGCCTCCACAGGCGGAACCTATTACCCAATCGGTGTCGGGATGGCGAATATCTGGAGCAGCCATTTAAAAGGGGAAAAGGTTCAAGCCAGCGGGCAATCGTCTGCCGGATCCATTGAAAATATCGAATTGCTCCGAGAAGGAGAAGCACAACTCGCCATTTTGCAAGGGTTGATCTCCACCCAGGCTTATGAGGGGGATAGCACGTTTTCAGGCAAGCCCTATAAAGATCTTCGATCAGTCGCCATGTTATGGCCGAATGTCGAGCATTTTGTGCTCATGAATAACAAGGTGAAGTCGGGAACAATCGAAGATATCAAGGGAACAAGGTTCTCAGTGGGGCCACAGGCAAGCGGTACAGAACAGTCTACACTGGTTATGATGGAAGGACTGGAGCTGTCCAAAAAAGACATCTCCCCTGAGTATCTCGGATACAGCGATACGGTATCCGCCATGAGGGACGGGCGTCTGGATGGTGGATCACTGCCTGCCGGCATACCGATTTCCGCCGTTACGGATATGTATGCAAGCAACGTAAAAGCGACTGTTCTTGAAGTGACGGATGAAGAACTGGATGCCATTAATAAAGTATCAAACAGCTGGTATCGTTACACGATTCCGGGCGGTACATATCCGAGAATCGATGAAGACATTCAAACGATCGCGCAGCCTAATCTTCTCTCCACCACAAAGGAAATTGATGAAGAGACCATCTATCTGTTGACAAAGACCCTTTATGAAAACCTGGATGAAATGTACGAGGTTCATAGTTCAGCAAAGGATATGACGCTTGAAACGGCACTCGACGGGGTCACGGTCCCACTCCATGCAGGGGCATATAAATATTTCAAAGAAGCTGGTTTGGATATTCCGGAAGAATTGATTCCACCGGAAGCACAATAA
- a CDS encoding catalase — translation MSNERHGKVNGNSKDEQLEQYRVDDKDKHLTTNQGLKVSEDEFSLKAGERGPTLIEDFHFREKMTHFDHERIPERIVHARGYAAHGEFEVYESMKDYTMAKFLQDPSVKTPVFVRFSTVAGSKGSAETVRDARGFATKFYTEEGNYDLVGNNIPVFFIQDAIKFPDFVHAVKPEPHNEMPQAASAHDTFWDFIANNQESAHMVMWAMSDRAIPRSLRMMEGFGVHTFRFVNDEGKAHFVKFHWKPVLGTHSLVWDEAQKINGKDPDFHRRDLFESIENGDYPEFELGVQLIKQEDEFKFDFDVLDPTKLWPEEDVPVKIIGKMTLNRNVDNVFAETEQVAFHPGSVVPGIDFSNDPLLQGRLFSYTDTQLIRLGGPNFHELPINRPVCPFHNNQRDGYGRQTINRGQVSYHKNSLANNTPAPASPEEGGYVHYQEKVEGHKVRARSESFKDHFSQATMFWNSMSRPEKDHIIQAFSFELGKVESVDVRKQIVAMFANVSKELAAGFAEQIGLEAPQDAGSTVTKSSPALSQENTKKKPQTRKVGVIVAGGFNSEVSAILNALKEEGVQPEIISGKLGIIKGADGAELEVDHTFLTGESVLFDSIFLAGGTEVDKKFTSETQYFVKEAFSHFKPIGAVHEGSEWLASAGIQQGSGVVTNGGDDFSKRFITAISEHRHWDREVV, via the coding sequence ATGAGTAATGAACGTCATGGCAAGGTGAACGGGAATAGCAAGGATGAACAGCTGGAACAGTACCGTGTGGATGATAAGGATAAGCATCTCACCACGAATCAGGGCCTGAAGGTATCGGAAGATGAATTTTCCCTCAAGGCGGGGGAACGCGGTCCGACCCTGATCGAAGATTTCCACTTCCGTGAGAAGATGACACACTTTGACCACGAGCGGATTCCTGAGCGCATCGTCCATGCTAGGGGCTATGCCGCACACGGTGAGTTCGAAGTATATGAATCAATGAAAGACTATACAATGGCTAAATTCCTTCAGGATCCATCCGTTAAGACGCCGGTATTCGTGCGGTTTTCTACGGTGGCAGGATCGAAGGGATCTGCTGAAACCGTACGTGATGCCCGTGGGTTCGCCACGAAGTTCTATACAGAAGAAGGGAACTACGATCTTGTGGGGAATAACATCCCAGTCTTTTTCATCCAGGATGCCATCAAATTTCCTGATTTCGTCCATGCGGTGAAGCCGGAGCCTCATAATGAAATGCCGCAGGCTGCTTCCGCCCACGATACATTCTGGGATTTCATCGCCAATAACCAGGAATCTGCGCATATGGTCATGTGGGCCATGTCCGACCGTGCCATCCCAAGAAGTCTCCGCATGATGGAGGGCTTTGGCGTCCATACATTCCGCTTTGTCAACGATGAAGGGAAGGCACACTTCGTGAAGTTCCACTGGAAGCCTGTCCTCGGGACCCATTCCCTCGTATGGGATGAAGCACAGAAAATCAACGGGAAAGACCCTGACTTCCACCGCCGTGATCTTTTTGAGTCCATTGAAAACGGAGACTATCCGGAATTCGAACTTGGCGTTCAGCTCATCAAGCAGGAAGACGAATTCAAGTTCGACTTCGACGTATTGGATCCGACCAAGCTATGGCCGGAAGAAGATGTACCGGTGAAGATTATTGGGAAGATGACGCTCAATCGTAATGTAGACAACGTTTTCGCCGAAACGGAGCAAGTGGCATTCCATCCGGGATCTGTCGTTCCTGGCATCGACTTTTCCAACGACCCCCTACTACAGGGTAGGCTCTTCTCCTACACGGATACTCAGCTCATCCGTTTAGGAGGACCGAACTTCCATGAACTTCCGATCAACCGACCGGTCTGCCCATTCCATAATAATCAGCGGGATGGTTACGGCCGCCAGACGATCAACCGTGGTCAGGTGAGCTATCACAAAAACTCACTCGCCAACAATACCCCTGCACCAGCAAGTCCTGAGGAAGGTGGCTATGTCCACTATCAGGAGAAGGTTGAGGGCCATAAGGTCAGGGCCAGGAGTGAGAGCTTCAAAGACCATTTCTCCCAAGCGACGATGTTCTGGAACAGCATGAGCCGCCCGGAAAAGGATCACATCATCCAGGCGTTCAGCTTTGAGCTCGGAAAAGTGGAGAGTGTGGACGTGAGGAAGCAGATTGTGGCCATGTTTGCCAATGTCAGTAAGGAACTCGCCGCAGGCTTTGCGGAACAGATCGGCCTTGAGGCTCCTCAGGATGCCGGTTCCACTGTAACGAAATCATCTCCTGCACTCAGCCAGGAAAACACGAAGAAGAAACCTCAGACCCGAAAAGTTGGTGTGATCGTGGCGGGAGGATTCAACAGCGAAGTATCGGCCATCCTGAATGCTCTTAAAGAAGAAGGGGTGCAGCCAGAGATCATATCCGGCAAGCTCGGCATTATCAAAGGAGCTGACGGGGCGGAGCTTGAGGTGGATCATACATTCCTGACAGGTGAATCGGTTCTGTTCGACAGCATCTTCCTTGCTGGTGGAACCGAAGTAGATAAGAAGTTTACAAGTGAAACTCAGTATTTCGTGAAGGAAGCCTTCTCACACTTCAAACCGATCGGTGCTGTCCATGAAGGATCTGAGTGGCTTGCTTCTGCCGGTATCCAGCAAGGCTCAGGTGTTGTTACGAATGGAGGAGATGATTTCTCCAAACGATTTATCACAGCCATTTCAGAACACCGCCACTGGGATCGTGAAGTTGTTTAA
- a CDS encoding (Fe-S)-binding protein, with amino-acid sequence MSSTTDLKSSLAYDETFDCVQCGYCLPSCPTYITMKKETHSPRGRINLVKMAAEGRISIDDLAGPMELCLGCRACEPACPTNVQYGKILESALSTVSAYRKEYETVKEKTIKKVLFHHVFPKRNVLGFIGSGLHWYQTWHLDDLVKKLNLTRVLPDSMREMEAIMPEVLSGKRKEGTMAVKEGETRFKVAFFTGCVMDTFFRKVNDLSMKLLTASGCEVHFIEEQTCCGALHQHSGERDKAKELAKANIEAFEKLDVDFVVNSIGGCGAAMVEYHHLFELGDPWYDRAKQFASKSKDISAILRKVDLPFKERSPLNVAYQPSCHLTNVQRVADEPLELISRIPGVKFLPYPDMKMCCGSAGIYNLVNYEESMDILDMKMKNIRSVRPDVILTSNPGCHLQMLLGVKREGLEGKIRVMHLVELLAESCNIH; translated from the coding sequence ATGAGTAGTACAACCGATTTGAAATCGTCACTTGCTTATGATGAAACCTTCGACTGCGTCCAGTGTGGATACTGCCTCCCATCCTGCCCTACATATATCACGATGAAGAAAGAAACCCACTCCCCTCGTGGAAGGATCAATCTGGTGAAGATGGCCGCTGAAGGAAGGATCTCCATTGACGATCTTGCTGGCCCGATGGAGCTCTGCCTGGGATGCAGGGCGTGCGAACCGGCATGCCCAACCAACGTCCAGTACGGCAAGATTCTGGAATCTGCCCTCAGCACGGTTTCTGCCTATCGAAAAGAATATGAAACGGTGAAGGAAAAGACGATAAAAAAGGTGCTGTTCCATCATGTATTCCCGAAGCGAAATGTCCTGGGCTTCATAGGGTCGGGTCTGCACTGGTATCAGACATGGCATCTCGATGACCTGGTCAAAAAGCTGAATCTGACAAGGGTCCTCCCTGATTCAATGAGGGAAATGGAGGCGATCATGCCTGAGGTCCTCTCCGGTAAACGAAAAGAAGGAACCATGGCGGTCAAAGAAGGGGAAACCCGATTCAAAGTCGCCTTTTTCACAGGATGTGTCATGGACACTTTCTTCAGAAAAGTCAACGATCTCAGTATGAAGCTTCTCACGGCATCGGGCTGTGAGGTTCACTTCATTGAAGAGCAAACATGCTGCGGTGCGCTTCATCAGCATAGTGGTGAAAGGGACAAAGCAAAGGAACTCGCAAAGGCCAATATTGAGGCGTTCGAAAAACTGGACGTGGATTTCGTCGTGAATAGCATAGGAGGCTGCGGTGCAGCCATGGTCGAATACCATCATCTTTTCGAGCTGGGGGACCCATGGTATGACCGGGCAAAGCAATTCGCTTCAAAATCGAAGGATATCAGTGCGATCCTTCGCAAAGTGGATCTTCCTTTCAAGGAAAGGTCTCCTCTGAACGTTGCCTATCAGCCTTCCTGTCACTTGACGAACGTCCAGCGTGTCGCGGACGAACCGCTGGAACTCATCTCGAGGATCCCGGGGGTTAAGTTCCTTCCGTATCCCGATATGAAGATGTGCTGTGGATCAGCTGGCATCTATAATCTGGTGAATTATGAAGAATCCATGGACATCCTGGACATGAAAATGAAAAATATTCGGTCGGTCAGGCCGGATGTGATCCTCACGTCTAATCCAGGTTGCCATCTCCAGATGCTCCTGGGGGTCAAAAGAGAAGGTCTTGAAGGCAAAATCAGGGTCATGCATCTCGTCGAATTGCTAGCAGAGTCCTGCAACATCCATTAA